A genomic stretch from Mya arenaria isolate MELC-2E11 chromosome 10, ASM2691426v1 includes:
- the LOC128206493 gene encoding sphingosine-1-phosphate lyase-like, protein MLQLIEHVVFTIVLAVLISIYYRKGPQYFFKIIVLAMKELPGVKSIIDMVLKSEVSSFVKSTSLAQDVVAAKPRVVLPRTGFTADELRSQMEKLLKRESNTDKDGNVFAYTYTLKDEHYRLQQEAFDMFCEKTGYSGEHDDIVKEFFHAFMHENALNPMIFPALRLMETEVVSMTAAMLNGSSETVGFLTSGGTESNLMAVKTFRDMARAQRTNIRRPNIIAPITVHPTIDKAAHYFDMDVIHTPVGNDFKADVNAIEQAINSDTVMIVASAPQFCHSVIDPIEEIAALAARKGIPLHVDACFGGFMLPWVEKLGYKIPKFDFRIPGVTSISADVHKYGYSVKGASVVMYRNASIRKFQIYAYSEWPGGLYGSPSMAGTRPGGNIAAAWAAMKALGEDGYMRKAKELMLVTDKMKEKVKQIKGLCLMGEPCMTAFAIGSDEPNLNIQAVADAMETKGWKMERNQLPDSLHCSILPHHISKVDKFLDDLEDATDICRNNKALAKKGTAGVYGMMANIPDKGIVTDFLVEFFSEVYKCK, encoded by the exons AATTACCCGGTGTGAAGTCTATTATCGACATGGTGTTGAAAAGTGAGGTATCGAGCTTCGTGAAGTCTACCAGCCTGGCCCAAGATGTGGTTGCTGCCAAGCCGAGGGTGGTTCTACCGAGAACAG GTTTCACCGCGGACGAGCTGAGGTCACAAATGGAGAAGCTGTTGAAGCGTGAGTCCAACACCGACAAGGACGGTAATGTGTTCGCGTACACGTACACACTGAAGGACGAACACTACCGTCTGCAACAGGAAGCCTTCGACATGTTCTGTG AAAAGACCGGTTATTCAGGCGAGCATGATGACATTGTCAAGGAATTCTTCCACGCTTTCATGCACGAAAACGCGCTCAACCCTATGATTTTCCCTGCCCTCAG ATTAATGGAAACGGAGGTCGTTAGTATGACGGCGGCCATGTTGAACGGAAGTAGCGAGACTGTTGGATTCCTCACATCCGGCGGGACGGAAAGCAACTTGATGGCCGTCAAGACGTTCCGAGACATGGCCAGGGCGCAAAGAACCAACATACGGCGGCCAAATATT ATTGCGCCTATAACGGTGCATCCGACAATAGACAAGGCGGCCCACTATTTTGACATGGACGTCATCCATACACCTGTTGGCAATGACTTCAAGGCTGATGTTAACGCCATAGAGCAG GCGATTAACTCGGACACTGTGATGATTGTTGCTTCGGCACCGCAGTTCTGCCATAGCGTGATTGACCCTATAGAAGAAATAGCCGCTCTTGCAGCCCGGAAAGGCATTCCACTCCACGTGGACGCCTGCTTCGGGGGATTTATGTTACCATG GGTGGAGAAACTCGGCTATAAGATTCCCAAATTCGACTTCCGGATCCCTGGTGTGACGTCCATTTCCGCTGACGTTCACAAATATGGATACAGCGTTAAG GGTGCCAGTGTGGTTATGTACCGAAATGCAAGCATCAGAAAGTTCCAGATTTACGCTTACTCCGAGTGGCCGGGAGGCTTGTACGGCTCACCCAGTATGGCGGGGACTAGACCTG GCGGCAACATTGCGGCGGCCTGGGCTGCTATGAAAGCGCTAGGGGAGGACGGATATATGAGAAAGGCTAAAGAACTAATGCTGGTAACTGACAAGATGAAGGAGAAGGTTAAACAAATCAAG GGTTTGTGCCTTATGGGCGAGCCGTGTATGACTGCATTTGCCATTGGCTCGGACGAACCTAACCTGAACATACAAGCTGTGGCAGATGCCATGGAAACCAAGG GTTGGAAGATGGAGAGAAACCAGCTCCCTGACTCGCTCCATTGTTCTATATTGCCCCATCATATATCCAAGGTCGACAAGTTTTTAGATGATCTTGAAGATGCTACCGATATTTGCAGg AACAACAAAGCACTGGCAAAGAAAGGCACGGCTGGTGTGTACGGAATGATGGCGAATATTCCAGACAAAGGCATTGTCACCGACTTTCTGGTCGAATTCTTTAGCGAAGTCTACAAGTGTAAATAA
- the LOC128207035 gene encoding caprin-2-like: MIHLLILIYFSGLIPCHGFNEAEFMNKFANMEKRLSEVEDREIALTQQLLTQTAEIDALRATVARQEARIALLESTDYESNYKHATEPDVSDTDEVGQQELKHLESDWSDHKDIAEISTRILSQKRFVLSPPEIPVAFSAFLSIDLLNVSANQAIIFDNVLTNEGNGYHSHHGLFVAPQSGLYVFTVTIKHPTQSLPSHVDVVHDSKVIARLHCESNQYEQSSHSFIVNVKFGEEVYVINRNYNSEHFAGYMSSSFSGFLIWQS, translated from the exons ATGATTCATCTACtcatattaatttatttctcCGGTTTGATCCCGTGTCATGGATTCAATGAAGCTGAATTTATGAATAAGTTTGCGAACATGGAAAAAAGACTATCAGAAGTCGAGGATAGAG AGATAGCGTTGACACAACAGCTGCTCACACAAACAGCAGAGATAGATGCTTTGAGGGCCACCGTGGCGAGACAAGAAGCAAGAATCGCCTTGCTAGAGTCAACCGATTATGAATCCAATTATAAACATGCGACGGAACCTGATGTCTCCGATACTGACGAAGTTGGGCAACAagaattaaaacatttagaaaGCGATTGGAGTGACCACAAGGACATCGCTGAAATTTCAACAA GAATACTGTCACAGAAGCGATTCGTTCTGTCACCGCCGGAAATACCTGTGGCATTTTCCGCCTTCCTCAGTATCGACCTTCTCAACGTCAGTGCGAATCAGGCCATAATCTTTGACAACGTCCTCACAAACGAAGGCAACGGTTACCATTCTCACCACGGTCTCTTTGTCGCACCGCAAAGTGGTCTCTACGTCTTCACCGTCACAATCAAGCACCCAACACAATCACTTCCATCACATGTTGATGTTGTCCATGACAGCAAAGTGATTGCTCGTCTTCACTGTGAATCAAATCAGTACGAACAGTCGTCCCATTCCTTCATCGTCAACGTTAAATTCGGAGAAGAAGTGTACGTCATCAATAGAAATTATAATTCTGAACATTTCGCCGGATACATGTCCTCCTCTTTCTCGGGGTTCCTTATATGGCAGTCCTAA
- the LOC128206973 gene encoding complement C1q tumor necrosis factor-related protein 3-like: MFLLIAVCAFCINISHGINEAELLKRFEDMENREMDLRRQLQTQAEEMESMRATVADQQQKITKLELACLAKDFQTSIIDDRGQYDPTVDESNLVKQVLPDEMANIEHRSQKRLVFSQPEMPVAFSAFKNADLGSVNANQNIVFDSILINEGNGYHSNHGLFIAPQSGIYFFTITLLHPNQPNPVHAEVIHNGNVIARLHSESKQYEQTSQSLIVNVNTGEEIFVVNRDYNNEVYITGLYSSFSGFLIWAS; this comes from the exons ATGTTTCTTTTAATTGCGGTCTGCGCGTTTTGCATCAATATTTCACATGGGATTAATGAAGCTGAACTATTGAAACGGTTTGAGGATATGGAAAATAGAG AGATGGACCTACGGAGACAGCTGCAGACTCAGGCGGAGGAAATGGAAAGCATGCGGGCAACAGTAGCAGATCAGCAACAAAAGATAACTAAGCTGGAGTTAGCCTGCCTGGCTAAAGATTTCCAGACGAGCATCATTGACGATCGTGGTCAATACGATCCAACTGTCGACGAAAGCAATCTTGTCAAACAAGTACTTCCTGATGAGATGGCCAACATTG AACACCGGTCGCAAAAGCGTTTGGTATTCTCCCAACCGGAAATGCCCGTAGCGTTTTCCGCTTTCAAGAATGCTGACCTTGGCAGTGTCAACGCAAACCAGAACATCGTTTTCGACAGTATTCTGATTAACGAAGGCAACGGATACCATTCCAACCATGGACTATTTATCGCTCCTCAAAGCGGAATCTACTTCTTTACAATTACTTTGCTACATCCCAACCAACCAAACCCAGTTCACGCTGAAGTAATCCACAATGGAAATGTTATTGCCCGCCTGCACAGCGAGAGTAAGCAGTACGAGCAGACCTCCCAATCACTCATTGTTAACGTAAACACTGGCGAGGAGATCTTTGTTGTAAATAGGGACTATAACAATGAGGTTTATATCACAGGGTTGTATTCCTCGTTTTCAGGCTTTCTAATATGGGCGTCTTAG